In Helianthus annuus cultivar XRQ/B chromosome 3, HanXRQr2.0-SUNRISE, whole genome shotgun sequence, a single window of DNA contains:
- the LOC110931130 gene encoding uncharacterized protein LOC110931130, with the protein MVGTREKKEGSGEAGSKIVTWEKMKKLLREKFLPANYRQEAFLEYHNLSQRLTTVEELIVEFDRLRMRCGVEEEKEQVIARFFGALRPEISDVVQLQPYWTFNDVCQLALKVEKQLKGKGKAAVTKPNPIKPEFSRGSTGTSAHNRFTPTKTEATASSTNPSVTRRAPGCFKCGGMGHFARECPNTQLVTLTEDTLPTYDTDEDEPTEGQTEVVYPDKGEALVTQRVLNTTQARSVDDTLWLRNNIFRTKCTSKGKVCTIIIDGGSCENMVATTMVEKLGLKTEPHPEPYQLTWLKKGNMVKVNQRCLVQFSIGNRYSDEIWCEVIPMDVCHILLGRPWQYDRRARHDGFNNTYSFKKDGVNVTLAPLETRKTETEALILNMSTFLDFTRATKPTFMFAMVVAEANTNSVAIPKEVQPLLTEFQDVFPADIPAGLPLMRDIQHCIDFIPGSVIPNKPAYRMNPNEYEELHRQVTKLLDKVLIRESMSPCAVPALLVRKSNGAYHMCIDSRAVNKITIKYRFPIPRFEDLLDQLHGAKIFSKIDLRSGYHQIRMRPGDEWKTAFKTRDGLYEWMVMPFGLSNAPSTFMRLMNHIFKPLIGKCVVIYFDDILIFSLDLQQHLRHLRQVFLVMREQKLYANSSKCHFLSHEVLFLGYLISETGIRMDKTKIEAITTWPIPTTIHEARSFHGLSSFYRQFIRNFSTIMAPITYCLKGQTFQWTPAATKAFAELKQCVTHAPVLALPNFQKTFQVECDASGFRIGGVLSQEGRPIAYFNEKLSEARRKALMTKNSMRSSEVWNIGDTTCYPMSSFFFLITRHSDLYRASTS; encoded by the coding sequence ATGGTGGGAACACGTGAAAAAAAAGAGGGCTCGGGAGAAGCGGGGTCTAAGATCGTGACATGGGAAAAGATGAAAAAGTTACTTCGCGAGAAATTTTTACCTGCTAACTATCGCCAAGAAGCCTTCCTGGAATACCATAACTTGTCCCAACGGTTGACCACCGTTGAGGAATTAATTGTTGAATTTGACAGGTTGAGAATGAGGTGTGGTGTCGAGGAGGAAAAAGAGCAGGTTATTGCACGGTTCTTTGGGGCGTTACGTCCCGAGATTTCTGATGTTGTTCAATTGCAGCCCTATTGGACCTTCAATGACGTTTGTCAACTTGCATTAAAGGTCGAAAAACAACTGAAAGGGAAGGGTAAGGCAGCAGTCACTAAACCAAACCCGATCAAACCTGAGTTTTCACGCGGTTCGACAGGAACTTCGGCTCACAACCGGTTTACACCAACCAAAACCGAGGCAACAGCCTCCTCCACCAACCCATCTGTAACACGCCGAGCACCTGGGTGTTTTAAGTGTGGCGGTATGGGCCACTTCGCTAGGGAATGCCCAAATACCCAGTTGGTCACCCTCACGGAAGACACTCTACCTACTTATGACACGGACGAAGACGAACCAACTGAAGGTCAAACGGAAGTTGTTTATCCAGACAAGGGGGAGGCCCTTGTTACTCAACGAGTTCTCAATACCACACAGGCCCGATCTGTTGATGACACACTCTGGCTTCGCAACAACATTTTTCGTACGAAATGCACCTCAAAAGGGAAAGTCTGTACAATCATTATCGACGGGGGAAGCTGTGAGAACATGGTAGCTACGACAATGGTAGAGAAGTTGGGGCTGAAAACCGAACCACATCCCGAGCCTTATCAGCTGACCTGGTTAAAAAAAGGTAACATGGTGAAGGTGAATCAGCGTTGTTTGGTTCAGTTTAGCATTGGGAACCGTTATTCCGATGAAATCTGGTGTGAGGTAATTCCAATGGATGTTTGTCATATTCTTCTAGGCCGACCTTGGCAATACGACAGACGGGCCCGTCATGACGGGTTCAATAACACTTATTCGTTCAAAAAGGATGGCGTGAACGTCACACTAGCTCCCCTCGAGACACGAAAGACGGAGACGGAGGCACTTATACTTAACATGTCAACTTTTCTCGATTTTACTCGGGCCACAAAACCTACGTTTATGTTTGCTATGGTGGTCGCTGAGGCGAACACAAACTCAGTTGCTATCCCAAAGGAGGTACAACCTTTACTTACTGAATTTCAAGATGTTTTCCCAGCTGACATACCTGCAGGTTTACCACTTATGCGCGATATTCAACACTGTATTGATTTCATTCCGGGTTCCGTTATTCCAAATAAACCTGCATACCGAATGAACCCTAACGAATATGAAGAGTTGCATAGACAGGTGACAAAGCTTCTTGACAAAGTGTTAATTCGGGAGAGTATGAGCCCGTGCGCCGTCCCCGCGTTGTTAGTTCGAAAATCAAACGGGGCGTATCACATGTGTATTGACAGTAGAGCGGTTAATAAAATTACAATCAAATACAGGTTCCCTATCCCGCGTTTTGAAGACTTATTAGATCAATTGCATGGTGCCAAGATTTTTTCTAAAATTGATCTCAGAAGCGGGTACCACCAGATTCGTATGCGTCCGGGGGACGAGTGGAAAACCGCGTTTAAGACTAGGGATGGGTTATACGAATGGATGGTCATGCCCTTCGGCCTTTCCAACGCCCCTAGTACCTTTATGCGCTTAATGAACCACATCTTTAAACCGCTAATCGGAAAGTGTGTCGTCATTTACTTTGACGATATCCTCATCTTTAGTCTTGATCTTCAACAACACCTCCGTCATCTCAGGCAGGTATTTTTAGTTATGCGGGAACAAAAATTGTATGCCAACAGCAGTAAGTGCCACTTTTTATCACATGAGGTTTTATTTTTGGGATACTTGATTTCGGAAACTGGAATACGGATGGATAAAACTAAAATCGAAGCCATTACTACATGGCCCATTCCGACAACAATTCACGAAGCTCGTAGTTTTCATGGGTTATCATCTTTTTACCGCCAGTTCATTCGTAACTTCAGCACTATTATGGCTCCCATAACCTATTGTTTGAAAGGCCAAACCTTCCAGTGGACACCGGCTGCAACAAAGGCCTTCGCGGAACTCAAACAGTGTGTCACCCACGCACCTGTCCTTGCACTTCCTAATTTCCAAAAGACCTTCCAAGTCGAGTGTGATGCCTCGGGATTTAGAATTGGAGGCGTTCTGAGCCAAGAGGGTCGCCCAATTGCATATTTTAATGAGAAACTCAGTGAAGCTAGGCGAAAAGCACTTATGACAAAGAATTCTATGCGATCATCCGAAGTTTGGAAtattggcgacactacctgttaCCCCATGAGTTCATTCTTTTTTCTGATCACTAGGCACTCAGATTTATACAGGGCCAGCACAAGTTGA